The following are from one region of the Armatimonadota bacterium genome:
- a CDS encoding SpoIIE family protein phosphatase, which translates to MATRYLHVEIATSQASKQPNEPCGDLVRWVRTPAATTMVCADGIGSGIKANVAAQICVARLMGLLEEGFSLRRAFASLVTSIEKTKTDPSLYVAFSLARILNDGETTVLSYEAPGAVLVARTSAVELPRRTVVVEGAITEEASCHLEPGEGILLMSDGVSQAGLGGRVPGGWQVEGACRYVTGLLGEGIRPADIPQAVTGRAVQLSAGTAGDDTTALYAWCRAGKTVTILTGPPAEKRRDHEVAHRFMAMDGAKVICGATTADLVARYLGTEVRMDHASHSLVTPPAYMLDGVDLVTEGAVTLNQLYNVLDEDDASFEEPSAVTELHNLLRSADRVNILVGQARNPANTHITFRQQGILPRHKIIELLAEKLQAAGKLVVIERV; encoded by the coding sequence TTGGCGACCCGGTACCTCCACGTGGAAATAGCCACCAGCCAGGCCTCGAAGCAGCCGAATGAGCCCTGCGGAGACCTGGTGCGATGGGTGCGCACCCCGGCGGCCACGACAATGGTGTGCGCGGACGGCATCGGCTCGGGCATCAAGGCGAACGTCGCGGCGCAGATCTGTGTGGCCCGGCTCATGGGGCTGCTGGAGGAAGGGTTCAGCCTGCGCCGTGCTTTCGCGAGCCTGGTCACCAGCATTGAGAAGACCAAGACTGACCCGTCCTTATACGTGGCCTTTAGTCTGGCGCGGATCCTCAATGACGGCGAGACCACGGTGCTGTCCTATGAGGCGCCGGGGGCCGTTCTGGTCGCCCGGACGAGCGCGGTTGAGCTGCCAAGGCGGACTGTGGTGGTCGAGGGGGCGATCACGGAAGAGGCAAGCTGTCACCTGGAGCCGGGTGAGGGCATCTTGCTCATGTCCGACGGCGTGAGTCAGGCAGGTCTCGGCGGACGAGTGCCCGGGGGCTGGCAGGTGGAGGGCGCCTGCAGGTACGTGACGGGTCTCCTTGGAGAGGGTATTCGGCCGGCGGATATACCCCAAGCCGTGACCGGACGCGCCGTGCAGTTGAGCGCCGGCACGGCAGGAGACGACACCACGGCGCTCTACGCCTGGTGCCGCGCGGGGAAGACAGTGACAATCCTGACTGGACCGCCCGCAGAGAAGCGGCGGGATCACGAGGTAGCCCACCGGTTCATGGCCATGGATGGGGCCAAGGTGATCTGTGGGGCGACCACGGCGGACCTGGTTGCACGGTACCTGGGGACTGAAGTGAGAATGGACCATGCCTCGCACAGCCTGGTGACTCCGCCCGCGTATATGCTTGATGGCGTGGACCTGGTGACCGAAGGCGCGGTGACGCTCAATCAGTTGTACAATGTTCTCGACGAAGACGATGCGTCCTTCGAGGAGCCAAGTGCGGTCACGGAACTGCACAACCTGCTGCGCTCGGCGGACCGGGTGAACATTCTCGTGGGGCAGGCCCGAAACCCCGCCAATACCCACATCACCTTCCGCCAGCAGGGCATTCTCCCCCGACACAAGATCATCGAACTCCTCGCCGAGAAGCTGCAGGCTGCAGGAAAGCTGGTGGTGATTGAGCGCGTCTAG
- a CDS encoding 4Fe-4S binding protein, translating to MERQQRPGQIVFTNKARCRDCYRCVRVCPVKAIRMEHGQAFVDPDRCISCGTCIRECPQGAKSFRNDVEKAGAIVSQGGMVAASIAPSFAGVLSEWERRRLPSALRKLGFGYVGETAIGAYMVARKTADLVNAEPDKVHVCTACPAAVSYVEQYRPDLAETLTPIVSPMLAHARHIKARFGPDAKVIFIGPCVAKKAEAERPEHAGLVDCALTFTELFEWLEQQGITLQECEESWFDEEPGGNARFYPVEGGSLRTADLTADLLATQTMSVSGFEELKEALDELDSLDDGVLIEPLFCPQGCVGGPGIRREQNLYERRRELLEFAREHPGAPTESAAVDADLCTWYGPRAVDEGEPITEEQIREALARTGKVSPEDELNCGACGYASCRDKAIAVIRGMAEPEMCIPYMRRLAEQRTDRIIDTSPNGIVILDERLTIISMNPAFRRMFMCSDAVLGRKISYLMDPDPFERLVAGETDLIEMVGKHDKYGLICHQIIYPLREERQYVGIFVNITRSQTDRATLDRMRNQTIEQAQQLLEHQMRMAQQIAQFLGESAAQGEKLVENLMRMAHEEAEGVDKEAEDWRPGTSTWK from the coding sequence GTGGAGAGACAGCAGAGACCCGGACAGATCGTGTTCACCAACAAGGCCCGGTGCCGGGACTGCTACCGGTGCGTGCGCGTGTGCCCGGTGAAAGCGATTCGCATGGAGCATGGCCAGGCATTCGTGGACCCTGACCGCTGCATATCGTGCGGGACCTGCATCCGCGAGTGCCCACAGGGAGCCAAGTCCTTCCGCAATGATGTGGAAAAGGCCGGGGCGATTGTCTCGCAGGGCGGCATGGTTGCCGCCAGCATCGCTCCTTCCTTCGCCGGCGTGCTGTCCGAATGGGAGCGCCGGCGACTGCCTTCAGCGCTTCGGAAGCTCGGCTTCGGCTACGTGGGCGAGACGGCCATCGGGGCATACATGGTTGCGCGGAAGACTGCGGACCTGGTCAATGCAGAGCCAGACAAAGTCCACGTCTGCACCGCCTGTCCGGCTGCGGTGAGTTACGTGGAGCAGTACCGTCCGGACCTGGCAGAGACCCTGACGCCAATTGTCAGCCCCATGCTCGCTCACGCGCGGCATATCAAGGCCAGGTTCGGCCCTGATGCGAAGGTCATCTTCATCGGCCCGTGCGTGGCAAAGAAGGCGGAAGCGGAGCGGCCCGAGCACGCAGGGCTTGTCGATTGTGCGCTGACATTCACCGAGTTGTTCGAATGGCTGGAGCAGCAGGGGATCACGCTGCAGGAGTGCGAGGAGAGCTGGTTCGACGAAGAGCCGGGCGGGAACGCCCGGTTCTACCCCGTGGAGGGCGGGAGCCTGCGCACGGCCGACCTCACCGCGGACCTGCTGGCAACCCAGACCATGTCCGTAAGCGGGTTCGAGGAGCTCAAGGAAGCGCTGGACGAACTGGACAGCTTGGATGATGGCGTGCTCATTGAACCGCTCTTCTGCCCCCAGGGATGCGTGGGCGGACCTGGCATCCGGCGGGAGCAGAACCTTTATGAACGGCGCAGAGAGCTTCTGGAGTTTGCCCGAGAGCACCCCGGGGCACCCACTGAGAGCGCGGCGGTCGATGCCGACCTTTGCACCTGGTACGGGCCCCGCGCGGTGGACGAGGGCGAGCCGATCACCGAGGAGCAGATCCGCGAAGCCCTCGCGCGCACCGGGAAAGTGTCGCCGGAGGATGAACTGAACTGCGGTGCATGCGGCTACGCGAGTTGTCGGGACAAGGCGATCGCGGTCATTCGCGGGATGGCCGAACCGGAGATGTGCATTCCCTATATGCGTCGTCTCGCCGAACAGCGTACCGACCGGATCATTGACACCAGCCCCAATGGTATCGTGATCTTGGACGAGCGGCTCACCATCATCAGCATGAACCCTGCTTTCCGACGGATGTTCATGTGCTCGGACGCCGTGTTGGGGCGAAAGATCTCATACCTGATGGACCCGGACCCCTTCGAGCGGCTCGTGGCCGGGGAGACGGACCTGATTGAGATGGTGGGCAAGCACGACAAGTATGGACTGATCTGCCACCAGATCATCTACCCGCTGCGGGAAGAACGCCAGTATGTGGGCATTTTCGTAAATATCACCCGGAGCCAGACCGACCGCGCGACACTGGACCGCATGCGCAACCAGACCATTGAGCAGGCCCAGCAGCTCCTCGAACACCAGATGCGGATGGCCCAGCAGATCGCCCAGTTTCTCGGGGAGAGCGCGGCCCAGGGCGAGAAGCTGGTGGAGAACCTCATGCGAATGGCCCACGAGGAGGCCGAAGGTGTGGACAAGGAGGCGGAAGATTGGCGACCCGGTACCTCCACGTGGAAATAG
- a CDS encoding ComEC/Rec2 family competence protein, which produces MNGPGKATGDPPLWLELAAAVRGRPVVLLALCVAGGIVLADVLCVSPWFFLPVLAVGLVFTIAVKGQKFPRVGLFMASVAVGAGLHALRITPGPGDISRLAGLSDVTIRATVLEDPQGPSWRQSMPIQVHGLRRGDGAWQRVSGRALVFCSEPKKLSAGDRAVFSGAAITLPAGPTNWHQRDRRRHLARQGIHTQVKAEYGERETGPMRRPAALRRFFRDAMSEMLRKAMPGRDSQTRRRDSDLLAGMVFGQAAVEPNRDVQELFRRTGTIHVLVVSGAQLSIIVMLILVLNRSRRNLSPWHLPLILPFLGFFAFIAGQGPSVWRALIMSSVFLTCLVRGRPYDLASSLSLAALALMISDTGSVFGAGAQMTFAATIGIALILPARRAPETGELVRNHGLKSAALGTLGAWLLVTPILIHYFNGFALTSSLANLIVVPISGIVVVVGLLAIIFGLFSTALCTAVCWVGAKLIGVIVWTNHLCAHIPGGFVDRISLSTGGCLLWLVLAALGIHLIKSGRLQSAWRKDPARLLTCAAIVLSGVCVVVAVRELWPRSARIVTFDVGEGQCCLLETPERQAILLDCGGRGKWSAYEIARDILTPYLLARGHRQIDLAVISHPDTDHYAALDDLARIIPVRAVLVGLDGGEETFGQVIGDLHATGSVVRVGARGTRLRAGSVVLRVLHPPADQRNRALWRDNDRSLVVMARGDGWSALFPGDVEKAAMRWMLEDPSLIGELAAQVFQAPHHGRSSADLPEFFATVAPRVAVVSRFGEPYERRGHESLSAICPLVRSTEASGAVCVELGREKLRVRTRRPQNQRPGRR; this is translated from the coding sequence GTGAACGGGCCGGGGAAGGCAACGGGCGATCCCCCGCTGTGGCTGGAGCTCGCCGCCGCCGTCCGTGGCCGCCCCGTGGTTCTGCTGGCCCTGTGCGTGGCAGGCGGCATTGTGCTGGCCGACGTGCTCTGCGTCTCCCCCTGGTTTTTCCTGCCGGTGCTGGCGGTCGGACTTGTGTTCACTATAGCTGTCAAAGGCCAGAAATTCCCCCGGGTGGGACTGTTCATGGCATCGGTGGCTGTCGGGGCTGGTCTGCATGCTCTGCGAATCACCCCCGGCCCCGGCGACATCTCTCGTCTGGCGGGCCTGTCCGATGTGACCATCCGCGCGACTGTGCTGGAAGACCCGCAAGGACCCTCCTGGCGGCAGTCGATGCCGATACAAGTCCACGGTCTGCGCAGGGGCGATGGGGCCTGGCAGCGGGTGTCCGGCCGGGCGCTAGTGTTCTGCAGCGAGCCGAAAAAGCTCTCGGCCGGGGATCGGGCAGTCTTTTCAGGGGCGGCTATCACACTGCCCGCCGGGCCGACCAACTGGCACCAGCGAGACCGGCGGAGGCATCTTGCCCGGCAGGGCATTCACACGCAGGTGAAAGCAGAGTACGGTGAACGCGAAACCGGCCCGATGCGGCGACCAGCTGCCCTGCGACGGTTCTTCCGCGACGCCATGTCTGAGATGCTCCGGAAGGCCATGCCTGGACGGGATTCTCAGACCCGCCGCAGAGATTCTGATCTTCTCGCGGGAATGGTGTTCGGGCAGGCGGCGGTGGAGCCGAATCGCGATGTGCAGGAGCTGTTCCGGCGTACCGGGACGATTCACGTGCTGGTGGTGTCGGGAGCGCAGCTGTCCATCATCGTCATGCTGATCCTGGTCCTCAATCGCAGCCGCCGGAACCTGTCGCCCTGGCACCTTCCGCTGATACTCCCCTTCCTGGGCTTTTTCGCATTCATCGCCGGTCAGGGGCCCTCAGTATGGCGCGCACTCATCATGTCCAGCGTCTTCCTGACTTGTCTCGTGCGCGGCCGGCCGTACGACTTGGCTTCCTCACTTTCGCTGGCCGCACTGGCGCTGATGATTTCCGATACCGGCAGCGTGTTCGGGGCAGGCGCGCAGATGACGTTTGCGGCAACCATCGGCATCGCATTGATCCTCCCAGCCCGGCGGGCTCCGGAGACCGGGGAGCTGGTGCGTAATCACGGACTCAAATCCGCCGCGCTGGGGACCCTGGGCGCGTGGCTTCTCGTGACCCCGATCCTGATCCACTACTTCAACGGCTTCGCGCTGACGTCCAGCCTGGCCAACCTGATCGTTGTGCCGATCTCGGGCATCGTTGTGGTCGTCGGACTGCTGGCAATCATATTCGGTTTGTTCTCCACCGCTCTATGCACCGCGGTCTGCTGGGTAGGTGCGAAGCTCATCGGCGTGATCGTGTGGACCAACCACCTGTGTGCGCACATTCCCGGCGGGTTTGTCGATCGCATCTCCCTCTCGACCGGGGGGTGCTTGCTCTGGTTGGTCCTGGCGGCGCTGGGCATTCATCTCATCAAGAGCGGACGCCTGCAGTCCGCGTGGCGGAAGGACCCGGCGCGACTGCTGACATGCGCGGCGATCGTCCTCAGCGGTGTGTGCGTGGTGGTGGCCGTGCGCGAACTTTGGCCGCGGTCTGCGCGCATCGTCACCTTCGACGTGGGCGAGGGCCAGTGCTGCCTGCTGGAGACTCCCGAAAGACAGGCGATCCTGCTGGACTGCGGCGGCAGGGGCAAGTGGTCCGCGTATGAGATCGCTCGGGACATTTTGACACCGTATCTCCTGGCGCGGGGGCACCGGCAGATAGACCTCGCGGTGATCAGCCATCCGGACACCGACCACTACGCCGCGCTGGACGACCTTGCGCGAATCATACCGGTCCGGGCGGTTCTCGTGGGGCTTGATGGCGGCGAGGAGACCTTCGGGCAGGTGATAGGGGACCTGCACGCGACGGGATCCGTAGTCCGAGTCGGAGCCCGGGGTACGCGCCTGAGGGCAGGATCGGTGGTCCTGCGGGTGCTGCACCCACCGGCGGACCAGAGAAATCGGGCCCTTTGGAGAGACAACGACCGGTCGCTGGTGGTCATGGCTCGCGGTGACGGTTGGAGCGCCCTGTTCCCAGGCGACGTTGAGAAAGCGGCGATGCGCTGGATGCTGGAGGACCCGAGCCTGATCGGGGAACTGGCCGCGCAGGTGTTCCAGGCCCCGCACCATGGGCGCAGCAGCGCGGACTTGCCGGAGTTCTTCGCGACTGTTGCGCCGCGGGTTGCGGTAGTCAGCCGATTTGGGGAACCCTACGAGCGAAGAGGGCATGAGTCGCTCTCCGCGATCTGTCCCCTGGTGAGGAGTACCGAGGCGTCTGGTGCGGTCTGCGTGGAACTGGGCAGAGAGAAGCTGCGTGTCCGGACGCGCAGACCGCAGAACCAAAGGCCCGGGCGGCGGTGA
- a CDS encoding helix-hairpin-helix domain-containing protein encodes MLLARGCGGRDTVTVDGDLPDAPSPAEGAVITVHVVGAVRYPGVYQLAAGSRMNDVVAAAGGFAAGADPAAVNLAAPVGDGQQVSVPGRLSGSAYPTQVASVPAAQMDYTPVPPSSGQSVSQYATPPAPGSDSGAYRAAPMVHDAGAPAVASSAPSPSPDADVGQIPPASYSGGAGDSPPAFRGPVSLNTATEKQLEALPGIGPSLAKRIIAYREQNGPFRRIEDLQRVSGVGPKMLMRLRGQVTL; translated from the coding sequence ATGTTACTCGCCCGGGGGTGTGGCGGAAGGGACACGGTCACGGTCGACGGTGACCTGCCCGATGCCCCCTCGCCCGCGGAAGGTGCCGTCATCACAGTTCACGTGGTGGGCGCCGTCCGCTATCCGGGTGTCTACCAGTTGGCTGCCGGGAGCCGCATGAACGACGTTGTTGCGGCTGCCGGAGGTTTTGCCGCAGGCGCTGATCCGGCGGCGGTCAACCTGGCGGCTCCTGTGGGCGACGGGCAGCAGGTCTCCGTGCCCGGCCGGCTGAGTGGCTCCGCATACCCGACGCAGGTGGCCTCGGTTCCCGCCGCACAGATGGATTACACGCCGGTCCCACCATCGTCCGGTCAGTCTGTGAGCCAATACGCGACACCGCCAGCTCCGGGTTCAGACTCCGGCGCGTACCGAGCGGCCCCGATGGTTCACGACGCCGGAGCACCCGCGGTTGCTTCGTCCGCGCCTTCACCCTCTCCGGACGCTGATGTTGGCCAGATCCCTCCGGCGAGTTACTCAGGCGGCGCAGGTGATAGTCCCCCTGCATTCCGTGGTCCTGTCAGCCTCAACACCGCTACCGAGAAGCAGCTGGAGGCGCTCCCCGGTATCGGTCCGTCTCTTGCGAAACGGATCATCGCCTACCGCGAGCAGAACGGGCCCTTCCGGCGCATCGAAGATCTGCAGCGGGTCTCGGGCGTCGGGCCAAAGATGCTGATGCGGCTGAGAGGGCAAGTCACACTGTGA
- a CDS encoding iron hydrogenase small subunit: MTSDSFVTIDGRQIPIEGEPNLLELCRKANIDIPTFCYHSNLSVYGACRLCIVDIEGRGIVTSCSTAPEPGMVLRTNTEEIREMRKIAVELLLANHDQSCPTCARSSTCKLQGLARRLGIQEVRFKRTAKEAPIDRSSPSLVRDPNKCVLCGDCVRMCSEVQGIGAIDFANRGSQVTVGPAFGKDLSGVECVYCGQCAAVCPTGAITPKSDVDDVWKALEDPTKIVVAQIAPAVRVALGECFGLDPGVVTIGQIVAGLRAMGFDRVYDTCFAADLTVIEEGTEFLKRFVKGERMPQFTSCCPGWVKFAEQYCPDMLPNLSSCRSPQQMFGSLAKEMLPAEFNREAKDLVVVSIMPCTAKKFEATRPEFEKDGVRDVDFVLTTQELARMIEGAGLQFGKLQPESLDLPMGFKTGAGVIFGNSGGVSEAVLRYAAEQISGVKIEAPNFEMVRGTDGVREATLSIAGQELRLAIVHGLGNARKLVERVRSGECEYHLVEVMACPGGCIGGAGQPIATDADVKARRTEGLYMADKMLQLHKSQENPYVAKAYETTLGEVGGEKAHSLLHTHYHSRKRIADEDIPFVTGEDLPKVRVRVCVGTSCFVRGSQELLKRLIGYIEENGLTDRVDVGATFCLERCNRGPSVAIGDQVFERCGFEQARDALAAQLGVVEVG; this comes from the coding sequence ATGACCAGCGACAGCTTTGTCACCATCGACGGCCGCCAGATCCCAATCGAGGGCGAGCCGAATCTGCTGGAACTCTGCCGGAAGGCGAACATCGACATTCCCACCTTCTGCTACCACTCGAATCTCAGCGTCTACGGCGCTTGCCGGCTGTGTATCGTGGACATCGAAGGTCGGGGCATTGTCACTTCGTGTTCCACCGCGCCGGAGCCGGGAATGGTCCTTCGCACCAACACTGAAGAGATTCGGGAGATGCGGAAGATCGCGGTGGAGCTGCTCCTGGCGAACCACGACCAGAGTTGCCCCACCTGCGCCCGGAGCAGTACCTGCAAGCTGCAGGGGCTTGCCCGGCGCCTGGGCATCCAGGAAGTGCGTTTCAAGCGAACCGCGAAGGAAGCGCCCATCGACCGCAGTTCGCCCTCGCTGGTGCGGGACCCGAACAAGTGCGTGCTCTGCGGTGACTGCGTGCGGATGTGCTCGGAGGTTCAGGGCATCGGCGCCATCGATTTCGCCAACCGCGGCAGCCAGGTGACTGTCGGGCCGGCTTTCGGCAAGGACCTGAGCGGTGTGGAATGCGTCTACTGCGGCCAATGCGCTGCGGTCTGCCCCACAGGGGCAATCACGCCGAAGTCTGACGTGGATGATGTGTGGAAGGCGCTGGAGGACCCCACCAAGATCGTGGTGGCGCAGATCGCTCCCGCGGTGCGGGTTGCCCTGGGCGAGTGTTTCGGCCTGGATCCGGGCGTGGTGACCATCGGCCAGATCGTGGCAGGCCTGCGGGCAATGGGGTTCGATCGCGTCTACGACACATGCTTCGCGGCGGACCTGACGGTGATCGAGGAGGGCACCGAGTTCCTGAAGCGCTTTGTGAAGGGCGAGAGGATGCCCCAGTTCACCTCTTGCTGTCCGGGCTGGGTAAAGTTTGCCGAGCAGTACTGTCCGGACATGCTGCCGAACCTGTCCTCCTGCCGCTCGCCCCAGCAAATGTTCGGATCGCTGGCCAAGGAGATGCTGCCGGCGGAGTTCAACCGCGAGGCCAAGGACCTGGTTGTGGTGTCGATCATGCCGTGCACCGCGAAGAAGTTCGAGGCCACGCGCCCGGAGTTTGAGAAGGACGGCGTGCGGGACGTTGACTTCGTCTTGACGACCCAGGAGCTTGCCCGCATGATCGAGGGCGCGGGCCTCCAGTTCGGGAAGCTGCAGCCGGAATCCCTGGACCTGCCCATGGGTTTCAAGACGGGTGCGGGTGTGATCTTCGGTAACTCTGGAGGCGTGAGTGAAGCCGTCCTGCGCTACGCTGCCGAGCAGATCAGCGGGGTCAAGATTGAGGCGCCGAACTTTGAGATGGTGCGTGGGACGGACGGTGTGCGCGAAGCCACGCTCAGCATCGCCGGGCAGGAGCTGCGGCTTGCGATTGTGCACGGCCTCGGCAATGCACGGAAACTCGTGGAGCGCGTTCGCAGCGGCGAATGCGAGTACCACCTGGTGGAAGTCATGGCGTGCCCGGGCGGGTGCATCGGCGGCGCGGGACAGCCCATCGCGACCGACGCTGATGTGAAAGCCCGGCGCACCGAGGGCTTGTATATGGCCGACAAGATGCTGCAGCTTCATAAGTCCCAGGAAAATCCGTACGTGGCGAAAGCGTATGAGACCACCCTGGGTGAAGTGGGCGGGGAGAAAGCTCATTCCCTCCTGCACACCCACTACCACAGCCGCAAGCGCATCGCCGACGAGGACATCCCCTTCGTGACGGGCGAGGACCTGCCCAAAGTGCGGGTCCGAGTCTGCGTGGGGACAAGCTGCTTCGTACGCGGGTCTCAGGAACTCCTGAAGCGGTTGATTGGCTACATTGAGGAGAACGGGTTGACGGACCGGGTGGACGTGGGCGCGACGTTCTGCCTCGAGCGCTGCAATCGCGGGCCGTCAGTTGCCATCGGAGACCAAGTCTTTGAGCGCTGCGGGTTCGAGCAGGCGCGGGATGCCCTTGCGGCGCAGTTGGGTGTTGTGGAAGTGGGTTGA
- a CDS encoding 4Fe-4S binding protein has translation MTPPVTTLEETAAAYKQASEKAARRVVICGGTGCIANGALDVFEAFVEQVATAGLKVAVEFNEHTDRGSVLVSMSGCQGFCQMGPLVTVEPDGVLYTRVRPEDVAEIVEATLVRGEVVDRLLYVDPVAHTPCKGTAQIPFYQRQTRTVLAGCGIMDPEDIREYIANDGYVAARRAFTELKPETICEEITLSGIRGRGGGGFPTGRKWELTRIQPESKKYVICNGDEGDPGAFMDRSVMEGAPHRVIEGMMIAARAIGADEGYVYVRAEYPLAVARMKKAVEDARAMGILGDNVFGTGLKLELHVMEGAGAFVCGEETALIASIEGHRGMPSPKPPFPAQSGLWGKPTVINNVETLATIPLILNMGAAEFRRRGTEKSPGTKTFALTGHVANTGLIEVPFGTTLREIIFDIGGGITRKDGSIDPEGFKAVQIGGPSGGCLTEEHLDLPLDFDSLRGVGAMVGSGGLVAMNRNTCMVAMARFFMQFTQNESCGKCVLCREGTKQMLALLDDIVEGRADQGTLDILEKLAVAVQKGSLCGLGKTAPNPVLSTLRHFRAEYEAHVFQKRCPAGKCKALLTPEIDAQLCKGCGLCLRTCPVGAISGERKQPHVIDPAKCIKCGACVAACKFNAISGAIS, from the coding sequence ATGACCCCTCCAGTGACGACTCTTGAAGAGACGGCGGCGGCATACAAGCAGGCGAGCGAGAAGGCAGCACGCAGAGTAGTGATCTGCGGCGGGACGGGCTGCATCGCCAACGGCGCCCTGGACGTGTTCGAGGCCTTCGTGGAGCAGGTTGCCACAGCAGGTCTGAAAGTGGCCGTGGAATTCAATGAGCACACGGATCGCGGCTCGGTGCTCGTCTCCATGAGCGGATGCCAGGGCTTCTGTCAGATGGGCCCGCTGGTGACGGTGGAGCCCGACGGAGTCCTCTACACGCGGGTGCGGCCCGAAGACGTCGCGGAAATCGTCGAGGCCACACTGGTGCGAGGGGAGGTCGTGGACCGGCTCCTGTATGTGGACCCGGTCGCGCACACCCCCTGTAAGGGCACCGCGCAGATCCCCTTCTACCAGCGCCAGACTCGCACAGTCCTCGCGGGCTGCGGGATCATGGACCCGGAAGACATCCGGGAGTACATCGCCAATGACGGCTATGTCGCGGCCCGACGGGCATTCACGGAACTCAAGCCGGAGACGATCTGCGAGGAGATCACACTCTCGGGTATCCGCGGACGCGGCGGCGGTGGATTCCCCACGGGCCGAAAATGGGAGCTGACCCGCATTCAGCCTGAAAGCAAGAAGTACGTGATCTGCAACGGCGACGAGGGCGATCCCGGCGCGTTCATGGACCGCAGCGTCATGGAAGGCGCGCCGCACCGGGTGATCGAGGGCATGATGATCGCCGCCCGGGCAATTGGCGCGGATGAAGGCTACGTCTACGTGCGCGCCGAGTATCCGCTGGCGGTGGCCCGGATGAAGAAAGCAGTGGAAGATGCCCGGGCGATGGGCATCCTGGGCGACAATGTGTTCGGCACAGGCCTGAAGCTGGAGCTCCACGTGATGGAAGGCGCGGGGGCATTCGTGTGCGGTGAGGAGACTGCGCTGATCGCCTCCATCGAGGGCCATCGCGGGATGCCCAGCCCGAAGCCGCCGTTTCCGGCTCAAAGCGGCCTGTGGGGCAAGCCCACGGTCATCAACAACGTGGAGACGCTGGCAACCATCCCCCTCATCCTGAACATGGGCGCGGCGGAGTTCCGGCGGCGCGGGACCGAGAAGTCCCCGGGCACGAAGACATTCGCGCTGACCGGGCATGTGGCTAACACCGGGCTGATCGAGGTGCCCTTCGGCACCACGCTGCGGGAAATCATCTTTGATATCGGCGGCGGGATCACCCGGAAGGACGGGAGCATCGACCCGGAAGGGTTCAAGGCGGTGCAGATCGGCGGGCCGTCGGGCGGATGCCTGACTGAGGAGCATCTCGACCTGCCGCTGGACTTTGACTCCCTGCGCGGTGTGGGGGCGATGGTAGGTTCGGGCGGTTTGGTGGCCATGAACCGCAACACCTGCATGGTGGCCATGGCCCGGTTCTTCATGCAGTTCACCCAGAATGAGTCCTGCGGCAAGTGCGTCCTGTGCCGGGAGGGCACCAAGCAGATGCTGGCCTTGCTGGATGACATCGTGGAGGGCCGGGCAGACCAGGGCACTCTGGACATTCTCGAAAAGTTGGCGGTGGCGGTTCAGAAAGGGTCGCTTTGCGGCCTTGGGAAGACCGCGCCGAACCCGGTTCTCTCCACACTGCGGCATTTCCGGGCGGAGTACGAGGCCCACGTGTTTCAGAAGCGCTGCCCGGCGGGCAAGTGCAAAGCGCTGCTCACGCCGGAGATCGATGCCCAGTTGTGCAAGGGTTGCGGCCTGTGTCTGCGCACCTGCCCGGTGGGAGCAATTTCGGGCGAGCGCAAACAGCCGCATGTGATCGACCCGGCGAAATGCATCAAGTGCGGGGCATGCGTGGCGGCGTGCAAGTTCAATGCGATCTCGGGAGCGATATCATGA